Proteins from one Esox lucius isolate fEsoLuc1 chromosome 19, fEsoLuc1.pri, whole genome shotgun sequence genomic window:
- the ctcf gene encoding transcriptional repressor CTCF isoform X1, whose product MKYSYLVQMDGGPTNIVVEAKDSISYEGEEVVADLLQQAAEGVIDQQPEEEAGLDSQQLVEGVNVEMMVMDSLDPALLQMKTEAMDAPVATAHEATVTTVDETQIITLQVVNMEEQQLGGLGELQLVQVPVSAVPVTQATVDALQGSFVDATAMPKDGDPVICHTLPLPEGFQVVKVGANGEVETVEQDELHHQEQQPVQPEEEEEEGEELHCEPLAEDPQWTKDPDYQPPAKKTTKKAKKSKLRYNTEGDKDNMDVSVYDFEEEQQEGMLSEVNAEKVVGNMKPPKPTKIKKKGVKKTFQCELCSYTCPRRSNLDRHMKSHTDERPHKCHLCGRAFRTVTLLRNHLNTHTGTRPHKCQDCDMAFVTSGELVRHRRYKHTHEKPFKCSMCDYASVEVSKLKRHIRSHTGERPFQCSLCSYASRDTYKLKRHMRTHSGEKPYECYICHARFTQSGTMKMHILQKHTENVAKFHCPHCDTVIARKSDLGVHLRKQHSFIEQGRKCRYCDALFHERYALIQHQKSHKNEKRFKCDQCDYCCRQERHMLMHRRTHTGEKPYACTQCEKTFRQKQLLDMHFRRYHDPTFVPTAFVCTKCGKTFTRRNTMARHAENCNGDPVEGENGTPAKKGRGGRKKKMRSRKDDDDDEDDSEDNIEHELDDIDEEDEEAEAALLEEEEEDEEMELDQAPPTKPIPAPLEPPVKRKRGRPPKNAPKASPPAKVSKASPKAKSAAAAAIIQVEDENTGAIENIIVKKEPEAEQAAVEVLVEHSEEPVVETVEVPVAEAAPNGDLTPEMILSMMDR is encoded by the exons ATGAAGTATTCCTATCTGGTGCAG ATGGACGGAGGACCAACCAACATTGTGGTTGAGGCCAAGGACAGCATCTCCTATGAGGGTGAGGAGGTGGTGGCCGATCTGCTCCAGCAAGCAGCGGAGGGAGTGATAGACCAGCAGCCAGAGGAGGAGGCGGGACTGGATTCCCAGCAGCTGGTGGAGGGAGTCAATGTGGAGATGATGGTAATGGACTCCCTGGACCCAGCACTGCTGCAGATGAAGACAGAGGCGATGGATGCCCCTGTGGCCACAGCCCATGAGGCTACCGTCACCACAGTGGATGAAACCCAGATCATCACCCTGCAAGTGGTTAACATGGAGGAGCAGCAACTGGGAGGCCTCGGGGAGCTACAGCTGGTCCAGGTGCCTGTGTCTGCCGTGCCTGTCACCCAGGCCACCGTAGATGCTCTCCAGGGCTCTTTTGTGGACGCTACGGCAATGCCCAAAGACGGAGACCCTGTGATCTGTCACACCCTGCCCTTGCCAGAGGGCTTCCAG GTTGTGAAGGTGGGTGCAAATGGCGAGGTAGAGACAGTGGAGCAGGATGAGCTTCACCACCAGGAGCAGCAGCCGGTACAGcctgaggaagaagaggaggagggggaggagctgCACTGCGAGCCCCTGGCAGAAGACCCACAATGGACCAAGGACCCAGACTACCAGCCTCCGGCCAAGAAGACCACCAAGAAGGCAAAGAAGAGCAAGCTGCGGTACAACACTGAAGGGGACAAGGACAACATGGACGTGTCTGTGTACGACTTCgaggaggagcagcaggagGGCATGCTATCAGAGGTCAATGCAGAGAAGGTGGTGGGCAACATGAAGCCCCCCAAACCCACCAAGATCAAGAAGAAGG GTGTTAAGAAAACATTCCAGTGTGAGCTGTGTAGCTACACCTGCCCCCGTCGCTCCAACCTGGACCGGCACATGAAGAGTCACACCGACGAGAGGCCTCACAAGTGCCACCTGTGTGGGAGGGCCTTCCGGACTGTCACCCTTCTGAGGAACCACCTCAACACGCACACAG GCACCAGACCGCACAAGTGCCAGGACTGTGACATGGCCTTTGTTACCAGCGGTGAGCTGGTCCGGCATCGTCGATACAAACACACCCACGAGAAGCCCTTCAAGTGCTCCATGTGTGACTATGCCAGCGTGGAGGTGAGCAAGCTGAAGCGCCACATCCGTTCCCACACGGGGGAGCGTCCGTTCCAGTGCAGTCTGTGCAGCTACGCCAGCAGGGACACCTACAAGCTGAAGAGGCACATGAGGACACACTCTG GAGAGAAGCCGTACGAGTGCTACATCTGCCACGCCCGTTTCACCCAGAGCGGAACCATGAAGATGCACATCCTGCAGAAGCACACAGAGAACGTGGCCAAGTTCCACTGCCCTCACTGTGACACTGTCATCGCCCGCAAGAGTGACCTGG GCGTCCACCTGCGTAAGCAGCACTCGTTCATTGAGCAGGGCAGGAAGTGTCGTTACTGTGACGCCTTGTTCCACGAGCGCTACGCTCTGATCCAGCACCAGAAGTCCCATAAGAACGAGAAGCGCTTCAAGTGTGACCAGTGTGACTACTGCTGCAGACAG GAGCGACACATGTTGATGCACAGGCGCACCCATACAGGGGAGAAGCCATACGCCTGCACCCAGTGTGAGAAGACCTTCCGGCAGAAGCAGCTCCTGGACATGCACTTCCGGCGCTACCATGACCCCACCTTTGTGCCTACTGCCTTTGTGTGCACCAAGTGTGGGAAGACCTTCACCCGCAGG AACACCATGGCCAGACATGCGGAGAACTGTAACGGGGATCCTGTGGAAGGAGAGAACGGAACACCAGCCAAGAAAGGACGAGgtgggaggaagaagaagatgcGCTCCCGGaaggatgatgatgacgatgaggATGACAGTG AGGACAACATTGAACACGAACTGGATGATATtgatgaggaggatgaggaagcgGAGGCAGCATtgctggaggaagaggaggaagatgaggagatgGAGTTGGACCAGGCTCCGCCAACCAAGCCTATCCCTGCACCCTTGGAGCCGCCCGTAAAAAGGAAACGTGGCAGACCCCCTAAGAACGCTCCCAAAGCCTCCCCACCTGCCAAAGTCAGCAAGGCTTCCCCCAAGGCCAAGTCTGCTGCAG CTGCAGCCATCATCCAGGTGGAGGATGAAAACACAGGGGCCATAGAGAACATCATAGTCAAGAAAGAGCCGGAGGCGGAGCAGGCTGCCGTGGAGGTGCTGGTGGAGCATTCAGAAGAGCCTGTGGTGGAGACCGTGGAGGTGCCTGTAGCAGAGGCTGCCCCCAACGGAGACCTCACCCCTGAGATGATCCTCAGCATGATGGACCGGTGA
- the ctcf gene encoding transcriptional repressor CTCF isoform X2, whose amino-acid sequence MDGGPTNIVVEAKDSISYEGEEVVADLLQQAAEGVIDQQPEEEAGLDSQQLVEGVNVEMMVMDSLDPALLQMKTEAMDAPVATAHEATVTTVDETQIITLQVVNMEEQQLGGLGELQLVQVPVSAVPVTQATVDALQGSFVDATAMPKDGDPVICHTLPLPEGFQVVKVGANGEVETVEQDELHHQEQQPVQPEEEEEEGEELHCEPLAEDPQWTKDPDYQPPAKKTTKKAKKSKLRYNTEGDKDNMDVSVYDFEEEQQEGMLSEVNAEKVVGNMKPPKPTKIKKKGVKKTFQCELCSYTCPRRSNLDRHMKSHTDERPHKCHLCGRAFRTVTLLRNHLNTHTGTRPHKCQDCDMAFVTSGELVRHRRYKHTHEKPFKCSMCDYASVEVSKLKRHIRSHTGERPFQCSLCSYASRDTYKLKRHMRTHSGEKPYECYICHARFTQSGTMKMHILQKHTENVAKFHCPHCDTVIARKSDLGVHLRKQHSFIEQGRKCRYCDALFHERYALIQHQKSHKNEKRFKCDQCDYCCRQERHMLMHRRTHTGEKPYACTQCEKTFRQKQLLDMHFRRYHDPTFVPTAFVCTKCGKTFTRRNTMARHAENCNGDPVEGENGTPAKKGRGGRKKKMRSRKDDDDDEDDSEDNIEHELDDIDEEDEEAEAALLEEEEEDEEMELDQAPPTKPIPAPLEPPVKRKRGRPPKNAPKASPPAKVSKASPKAKSAAAAAIIQVEDENTGAIENIIVKKEPEAEQAAVEVLVEHSEEPVVETVEVPVAEAAPNGDLTPEMILSMMDR is encoded by the exons ATGGACGGAGGACCAACCAACATTGTGGTTGAGGCCAAGGACAGCATCTCCTATGAGGGTGAGGAGGTGGTGGCCGATCTGCTCCAGCAAGCAGCGGAGGGAGTGATAGACCAGCAGCCAGAGGAGGAGGCGGGACTGGATTCCCAGCAGCTGGTGGAGGGAGTCAATGTGGAGATGATGGTAATGGACTCCCTGGACCCAGCACTGCTGCAGATGAAGACAGAGGCGATGGATGCCCCTGTGGCCACAGCCCATGAGGCTACCGTCACCACAGTGGATGAAACCCAGATCATCACCCTGCAAGTGGTTAACATGGAGGAGCAGCAACTGGGAGGCCTCGGGGAGCTACAGCTGGTCCAGGTGCCTGTGTCTGCCGTGCCTGTCACCCAGGCCACCGTAGATGCTCTCCAGGGCTCTTTTGTGGACGCTACGGCAATGCCCAAAGACGGAGACCCTGTGATCTGTCACACCCTGCCCTTGCCAGAGGGCTTCCAG GTTGTGAAGGTGGGTGCAAATGGCGAGGTAGAGACAGTGGAGCAGGATGAGCTTCACCACCAGGAGCAGCAGCCGGTACAGcctgaggaagaagaggaggagggggaggagctgCACTGCGAGCCCCTGGCAGAAGACCCACAATGGACCAAGGACCCAGACTACCAGCCTCCGGCCAAGAAGACCACCAAGAAGGCAAAGAAGAGCAAGCTGCGGTACAACACTGAAGGGGACAAGGACAACATGGACGTGTCTGTGTACGACTTCgaggaggagcagcaggagGGCATGCTATCAGAGGTCAATGCAGAGAAGGTGGTGGGCAACATGAAGCCCCCCAAACCCACCAAGATCAAGAAGAAGG GTGTTAAGAAAACATTCCAGTGTGAGCTGTGTAGCTACACCTGCCCCCGTCGCTCCAACCTGGACCGGCACATGAAGAGTCACACCGACGAGAGGCCTCACAAGTGCCACCTGTGTGGGAGGGCCTTCCGGACTGTCACCCTTCTGAGGAACCACCTCAACACGCACACAG GCACCAGACCGCACAAGTGCCAGGACTGTGACATGGCCTTTGTTACCAGCGGTGAGCTGGTCCGGCATCGTCGATACAAACACACCCACGAGAAGCCCTTCAAGTGCTCCATGTGTGACTATGCCAGCGTGGAGGTGAGCAAGCTGAAGCGCCACATCCGTTCCCACACGGGGGAGCGTCCGTTCCAGTGCAGTCTGTGCAGCTACGCCAGCAGGGACACCTACAAGCTGAAGAGGCACATGAGGACACACTCTG GAGAGAAGCCGTACGAGTGCTACATCTGCCACGCCCGTTTCACCCAGAGCGGAACCATGAAGATGCACATCCTGCAGAAGCACACAGAGAACGTGGCCAAGTTCCACTGCCCTCACTGTGACACTGTCATCGCCCGCAAGAGTGACCTGG GCGTCCACCTGCGTAAGCAGCACTCGTTCATTGAGCAGGGCAGGAAGTGTCGTTACTGTGACGCCTTGTTCCACGAGCGCTACGCTCTGATCCAGCACCAGAAGTCCCATAAGAACGAGAAGCGCTTCAAGTGTGACCAGTGTGACTACTGCTGCAGACAG GAGCGACACATGTTGATGCACAGGCGCACCCATACAGGGGAGAAGCCATACGCCTGCACCCAGTGTGAGAAGACCTTCCGGCAGAAGCAGCTCCTGGACATGCACTTCCGGCGCTACCATGACCCCACCTTTGTGCCTACTGCCTTTGTGTGCACCAAGTGTGGGAAGACCTTCACCCGCAGG AACACCATGGCCAGACATGCGGAGAACTGTAACGGGGATCCTGTGGAAGGAGAGAACGGAACACCAGCCAAGAAAGGACGAGgtgggaggaagaagaagatgcGCTCCCGGaaggatgatgatgacgatgaggATGACAGTG AGGACAACATTGAACACGAACTGGATGATATtgatgaggaggatgaggaagcgGAGGCAGCATtgctggaggaagaggaggaagatgaggagatgGAGTTGGACCAGGCTCCGCCAACCAAGCCTATCCCTGCACCCTTGGAGCCGCCCGTAAAAAGGAAACGTGGCAGACCCCCTAAGAACGCTCCCAAAGCCTCCCCACCTGCCAAAGTCAGCAAGGCTTCCCCCAAGGCCAAGTCTGCTGCAG CTGCAGCCATCATCCAGGTGGAGGATGAAAACACAGGGGCCATAGAGAACATCATAGTCAAGAAAGAGCCGGAGGCGGAGCAGGCTGCCGTGGAGGTGCTGGTGGAGCATTCAGAAGAGCCTGTGGTGGAGACCGTGGAGGTGCCTGTAGCAGAGGCTGCCCCCAACGGAGACCTCACCCCTGAGATGATCCTCAGCATGATGGACCGGTGA